Proteins encoded together in one Hylaeus volcanicus isolate JK05 chromosome 3, UHH_iyHylVolc1.0_haploid, whole genome shotgun sequence window:
- the LOC128874104 gene encoding cytochrome b5-like gives MSQQFTKSQVATTGCTKDNALIILHDKVYNVTTFLNEHPGGEEILLDHAGKDSSEDFDDVGHSQDAFDLMKKYVVGELHESERTNKTPKQGWTTNSISTKSTEKKEEQGMSQTTMIAVGLVVLAIIYYVFL, from the coding sequence ATGAGCCAACAATTCACGAAGAGCCAGGTGGCTACCACAGGATGCACCAAGGATAACGCCTTGATAATCCTCCACGACAAGGTGTACAACGTCACCACCTTCCTGAACGAGCACCCTGGAGGCGAGGAGATCCTGCTGGATCACGCGGGCAAGGATAGCTCCGAGGACTTCGACGACGTGGGCCATTCCCAAGACGCGTTCGACTTGATGAAGAAGTACGTGGTGGGCGAGCTGCACGAGTCCGAGAGGACCAATAAGACGCCTAAACAGGGCTGGACGACGAACAGCATAAGCACGAAATCAACAGAGAAGAAAGAGGAACAAGGGATGTCCCAGACCACGATGATAGCTGTGGGCCTCGTCGTCCTGGCTATCATCTACTATGTGTTCTTATAG